Proteins from a single region of Ziziphus jujuba cultivar Dongzao chromosome 1, ASM3175591v1:
- the LOC107413280 gene encoding pentatricopeptide repeat-containing protein At4g18975, chloroplastic isoform X1, protein MAIMYMSSGSSICHPFPSSGTKLATQTALSLGFCFSNCRSSSWRKEMGFIVLMSKRNCVQDRLAISSSNRICSNKRSSESLASSRSIEKKTTKKVGKKEHHLWKKRDSSGSGQKALNLVRLVSGLPNEKEAVYGALDKWTAWETEFPLVAAVKALRILRKNRQWMRLIQVAKWMLSKGQGATMGTYDALLLAFDMDERVDEAESLWNMILHTHTRSLSKRLFSRMISLYDHHDMQTKIIEVFADMEELGVRPDEDTVRRVAHAFRDLGQEEKRKLFLRKYQCKWKYIHFNGERVRVRRDEWSEDGSSTN, encoded by the exons atgGCTATAATGTATATGAGTTCTGGAAGTTCAATATGTCATCCATTCCCTTCATCAGGAACTAAACTG GCAACTCAAACAGCTCTATCCTTGGGGTTTTGCTTCTCAAATTGTAGAAGTTCTAGCTGGCGGAAGGAAATGGGGTTTATTGTCCTTATGAGCAAG aGAAACTGTGTTCAGGACAGGTTGGCAATAAGTTCTTCAAATCGTATTTGCTCCAATAAGCGTAGTAGTGAATCCCTAGCTAGTTCAAGATCAATTGAAAA gaaaaCTACCAAGAAGGTAGGAAAGAAAGAACACCACTTGTGGAAGAAAAGAGATTCATCTGGTTCTGGGCAGAAAGCACTCAATCTCGTTAGACTT GTTTCTGGTCTTCCTAATGAGAAAGAGGCTGTTTATGGAGCATTAGACAAATGGACAGCTTGGGAGACAGAGTTCCCGTTGGTTGCAGCAGTTAAGGCTTTGAGAATCTTGAGGAAGAATAGACAATGGATGCGTTTAATTCAG GTGGCAAAGTGGATGTTGAGCAAAGGTCAAGGAGCAACAATGGGAACATATGACGCCCTTCTACTTGCATTTGATATGGATGAGAGGGTAGATGAAGCTGAATCATTATGGAACATGATTTTGCATACACATACACGCTCTCTCTCAAAGCGGCTCTTTTCTAGGATGATCTCTTTGTATGATCATCATGACATGCAAACTAAAATAATAGAG GTATTTGCAGACATGGAGGAGTTGGGTGTAAGACCAGATGAAGATACTGTCAGGAGAGTGGCACATGCCTTTCGGGATCTAGGccaagaagagaaaagaaagctttttttaagaaaataccaGTGCAAATGGAAGTATATCCACTTCAACGGTGAAAGGGTTAGAGTTAGAAGAGATGAATGGAGCGAGGATGGCAGCTCAACTAActga
- the LOC107413243 gene encoding subtilisin-like protease SBT5.6 isoform X2 yields the protein MAKKFVIIPLLLLPALLASCAEKQVYIVYFGEHSNGEKPLYEIEDTHHSYLLSVKFNEEEARASLLYSYKHSINGFAALLSSDEASKLSEMEEVVSVFESGQYYMHTTRSWKFVGLLPEEQTNKDEDLLSKASYGRQVIVGLLDGGVWPESHSFSDFGMEPIPKSWKGICQSGPAFNSSHCNRKLIGARYYIKGYEQRYGPLNTSEDYRSCRDRYGHGTHTASILGGRRVHNVSAMGGFARGTASGGAPLVRLAIYKVCWPIPKEDENICFDADMLAAIDDAIADGVHVLSISIGGDPKMYTRDGIAIGALHCLKNNIVVSCSAGNSGPDPSTSENLAPWIITVGASSIDRKFLAPVVLGNGQKIEGQTVTARKLEKKMYPLTYAANVIKQNVSKDVAGQCLPGSLSSKKVKGKIVLCMRGNGSRFGKGIEVKRAGGVGFILGNIPAGGAEIASDVHVLPATTVNHTDAIRILEYINSTQHPIATIIPAKTVPHTKPAPLMAAFSSRGPNVMDPNILKPDITAPGLNILAAWTGTKLEEDQRGGKYVFESGTSMACPHVAAAAALLKAIHPTWSSAAIKSALMTTASIVDNRGLPISDEFGNVATPFAYGSGHFRPTKAVDPGLVYDASYSDYLLYLCSLGSVKKIDPTFKCPKQPPTSINLNYPSLAVSKLNGTMSVKRTVTNVGGGRGKIFYFFTSQPPKGISVKASPSILVFDHVGQRKSFTITLEALSDKSLRKHGEYGFGWYKWTDPHALHVVRSPIAVSIA from the exons ATGGCGAAGAAATTTGTTATAATCCCCCTCCTCCTCTTACCGGCTCTCTTGGCCTCATGTGCAGAAAAACAG GTGTACATAGTGTATTTTGGAGAGCACAGTAATGGAGAAAAACCATTGTATGAAATAGAAGATACACATCATTCATATTTGCTCTCAGTGAAATTTAACGAAGAAGAAGCCAGAGCTTCTCTGCTTTACAGCTACAAGCACAGCATCAATGGCTTTGCCGCACTGCTTTCCTCTGATGAAGCCTCCAAATTATCCG AAATGGAAGAGGTGGTCTCTGTGTTTGAGAGTGGGCAGTACTATATGCACACCACAAGGTCGTGGAAGTTTGTAGGCTTATTGCCAGAGGAACAGACAAATAAGGACGAAGACTTATTATCCAAAGCCAGTTATGGCCGACAAGTCATAGTTGGGCTCTTGGATGGTG GTGTGTGGCCAGAATCTCATAGTTTCAGTGATTTTGGAATGGAACCCATTCCAAAATCATGGAAGGGAATCTGCCAATCTGGACCTGCTTTTAATTCATCTCATTGCAATAG GAAGTTGATTGGAGCTCGATACTACATCAAAGGTTACGAGCAACGCTATGGCCCACTAAACACCTCAGAGGACTACCGATCATGTCGTGACAGATACGGTCATGGAACACATACAGCCTCAATCTTAGGAGGTAGAAGAGTTCACAATGTGTCGGCTATGGGTGGCTTCGCTCGTGGCACTGCTTCTGGTGGAGCACCATTGGTGCGCCTAGCCATTTACAAAGTATGCTGGCCAATACCAAAAGAAGATGAAAACATATGCTTTGACGCTGACATGCTGGCGGCAATTGACGATGCCATAGCTGATGGTGTTCATGTGCTAAGCATTTCAATTGGGGGTGATCCTAAAATGTACACCCGGGATGGCATTGCCATTGGAGCTTTACATTGCCTCAAGAACAACATTGTTGTGTCTTGTAGTGCTGGAAACTCAGGCCCTGACCCTTCAACCTCAGAAAACCTGGCTCCATGGATCATCACCGTCGGTGCTAGTAGCATCGATAGAAAATTTCTCGCACCTGTAGTGCTTGGTAATGGCCAGAAGATAGAG GGACAAACTGTGACAGCACGCAAGTTAGAAAAAAAGATGTACCCTTTAACTTATGCTGCGAATGTAATTAAACAAAACGTGTCCAAAGATGTGGCAGG ACAATGCCTTCCAGGCTCTCTTTCATCAAAGAAGGTGAAGGGAAAGATAGTATTGTGCATGAGGGGCAATGGGTCAAGATTTGGGAAAGGCATAGAAGTGAAAAGAGCAGGGGGTGTTGGTTTTATATTGGGGAATATTCCTGCAGGTGGAGCAGAGATAGCTTCTGATGTTCATGTTCTTCCAGCAACCACAGTGAATCACACTGATGCCATTAGAATCCTCGAATACATTAACTCTACCCAACACCCAATCGCAACTATTATACCAGCAAAGACAGTGCCGCATACTAAGCCAGCACCATTAATGGCTGCATTCTCTAGTAGGGGTCCAAATGTCATGGACCCCAATATTCTCAAG CCTGACATCACAGCTCCAGGTCTAAATATATTAGCAGCATGGACGGGTACAAAGTTGGAAGAGGATCAAAGAGGTGGTAAGTATGTGTTCGAATCTGGAACATCAATGGCTTGCCCTCATGTGGCTGCGGCAGCAGCACTGCTTAAAGCCATCCACCCTACTTGGAGTAGCGCTGCCATTAAATCTGCTCTCATGACAACAG CTAGTATAGTAGACAACAGAGGCCTACCAATAAGCGATGAATTTGGCAATGTTGCAACTCCTTTTGCATATGGTTCGGGTCACTTCCGACCCACCAAGGCAGTAGATCCTGGCCTTGTCTACGATGCTTCCTACTCAGACTACCTTCTCTACCTCTGCAGCTTAGGATCAGTCAAGAAAATTGATCCGACATTCAAGTGTCCAAAACAACCTCCAACATCAATCAACCTTAACTATCCTTCTCTGGCAGTATCCAAATTGAATGGAACAATGAGTGTGAAGAGGACAGTCACAAATGTAGGTGGAGGAAGAGGAAAGATCTTTTACTTCTTTACCTCCCAGCCACCTAAGGGGATCTCAGTAAAGGCTTCCCCAAGCATATTGGTGTTTGATCATGTTGGCCAGAGGAAGAGCTTCACCATAACACTTGAAGCATTAAGTGATAAGAGCTTGAGGAAACATGGTGAGTATGGTTTTGGTTGGTACAAATGGACTGATCCACATGCACTCCATGTTGTCAGAAGCCCCATTGCTGTGTCTATAGCATAG
- the LOC107413243 gene encoding subtilisin-like protease SBT5.6 isoform X3, giving the protein MEEVVSVFESGQYYMHTTRSWKFVGLLPEEQTNKDEDLLSKASYGRQVIVGLLDGGVWPESHSFSDFGMEPIPKSWKGICQSGPAFNSSHCNRKLIGARYYIKGYEQRYGPLNTSEDYRSCRDRYGHGTHTASILGGRRVHNVSAMGGFARGTASGGAPLVRLAIYKVCWPIPKEDENICFDADMLAAIDDAIADGVHVLSISIGGDPKMYTRDGIAIGALHCLKNNIVVSCSAGNSGPDPSTSENLAPWIITVGASSIDRKFLAPVVLGNGQKIEGQTVTARKLEKKMYPLTYAANVIKQNVSKDVAGQCLPGSLSSKKVKGKIVLCMRGNGSRFGKGIEVKRAGGVGFILGNIPAGGAEIASDVHVLPATTVNHTDAIRILEYINSTQHPIATIIPAKTVPHTKPAPLMAAFSSRGPNVMDPNILKWLFQSVEKPDITAPGLNILAAWTGTKLEEDQRGGKYVFESGTSMACPHVAAAAALLKAIHPTWSSAAIKSALMTTASIVDNRGLPISDEFGNVATPFAYGSGHFRPTKAVDPGLVYDASYSDYLLYLCSLGSVKKIDPTFKCPKQPPTSINLNYPSLAVSKLNGTMSVKRTVTNVGGGRGKIFYFFTSQPPKGISVKASPSILVFDHVGQRKSFTITLEALSDKSLRKHGEYGFGWYKWTDPHALHVVRSPIAVSIA; this is encoded by the exons ATGGAAGAGGTGGTCTCTGTGTTTGAGAGTGGGCAGTACTATATGCACACCACAAGGTCGTGGAAGTTTGTAGGCTTATTGCCAGAGGAACAGACAAATAAGGACGAAGACTTATTATCCAAAGCCAGTTATGGCCGACAAGTCATAGTTGGGCTCTTGGATGGTG GTGTGTGGCCAGAATCTCATAGTTTCAGTGATTTTGGAATGGAACCCATTCCAAAATCATGGAAGGGAATCTGCCAATCTGGACCTGCTTTTAATTCATCTCATTGCAATAG GAAGTTGATTGGAGCTCGATACTACATCAAAGGTTACGAGCAACGCTATGGCCCACTAAACACCTCAGAGGACTACCGATCATGTCGTGACAGATACGGTCATGGAACACATACAGCCTCAATCTTAGGAGGTAGAAGAGTTCACAATGTGTCGGCTATGGGTGGCTTCGCTCGTGGCACTGCTTCTGGTGGAGCACCATTGGTGCGCCTAGCCATTTACAAAGTATGCTGGCCAATACCAAAAGAAGATGAAAACATATGCTTTGACGCTGACATGCTGGCGGCAATTGACGATGCCATAGCTGATGGTGTTCATGTGCTAAGCATTTCAATTGGGGGTGATCCTAAAATGTACACCCGGGATGGCATTGCCATTGGAGCTTTACATTGCCTCAAGAACAACATTGTTGTGTCTTGTAGTGCTGGAAACTCAGGCCCTGACCCTTCAACCTCAGAAAACCTGGCTCCATGGATCATCACCGTCGGTGCTAGTAGCATCGATAGAAAATTTCTCGCACCTGTAGTGCTTGGTAATGGCCAGAAGATAGAG GGACAAACTGTGACAGCACGCAAGTTAGAAAAAAAGATGTACCCTTTAACTTATGCTGCGAATGTAATTAAACAAAACGTGTCCAAAGATGTGGCAGG ACAATGCCTTCCAGGCTCTCTTTCATCAAAGAAGGTGAAGGGAAAGATAGTATTGTGCATGAGGGGCAATGGGTCAAGATTTGGGAAAGGCATAGAAGTGAAAAGAGCAGGGGGTGTTGGTTTTATATTGGGGAATATTCCTGCAGGTGGAGCAGAGATAGCTTCTGATGTTCATGTTCTTCCAGCAACCACAGTGAATCACACTGATGCCATTAGAATCCTCGAATACATTAACTCTACCCAACACCCAATCGCAACTATTATACCAGCAAAGACAGTGCCGCATACTAAGCCAGCACCATTAATGGCTGCATTCTCTAGTAGGGGTCCAAATGTCATGGACCCCAATATTCTCAAG TGGTTGTTTCAATCGGTTGAGAAGCCTGACATCACAGCTCCAGGTCTAAATATATTAGCAGCATGGACGGGTACAAAGTTGGAAGAGGATCAAAGAGGTGGTAAGTATGTGTTCGAATCTGGAACATCAATGGCTTGCCCTCATGTGGCTGCGGCAGCAGCACTGCTTAAAGCCATCCACCCTACTTGGAGTAGCGCTGCCATTAAATCTGCTCTCATGACAACAG CTAGTATAGTAGACAACAGAGGCCTACCAATAAGCGATGAATTTGGCAATGTTGCAACTCCTTTTGCATATGGTTCGGGTCACTTCCGACCCACCAAGGCAGTAGATCCTGGCCTTGTCTACGATGCTTCCTACTCAGACTACCTTCTCTACCTCTGCAGCTTAGGATCAGTCAAGAAAATTGATCCGACATTCAAGTGTCCAAAACAACCTCCAACATCAATCAACCTTAACTATCCTTCTCTGGCAGTATCCAAATTGAATGGAACAATGAGTGTGAAGAGGACAGTCACAAATGTAGGTGGAGGAAGAGGAAAGATCTTTTACTTCTTTACCTCCCAGCCACCTAAGGGGATCTCAGTAAAGGCTTCCCCAAGCATATTGGTGTTTGATCATGTTGGCCAGAGGAAGAGCTTCACCATAACACTTGAAGCATTAAGTGATAAGAGCTTGAGGAAACATGGTGAGTATGGTTTTGGTTGGTACAAATGGACTGATCCACATGCACTCCATGTTGTCAGAAGCCCCATTGCTGTGTCTATAGCATAG
- the LOC107413271 gene encoding subtilisin-like protease SBT5.6 has product MAKLPLLAVLLFLLPLLALCAEKQVYIVYFGEHSGEKALHEIESTHHSYLLHVKKTEEEARDSLLYSYKHSINGFAAVLSPDEASRLSEMEEVVSVWRSYPRKYSLHTTRSWEFVGLEEEDGGHRPYFFKNMGEELLSKAKYGQEVVVGLLDSGVWPESQSFSDEGMGPIPKSWKGICQSGPAFNSSNCNKKIIGARYYIKGYEQNYGPLNTSLDYRSCRDTDGHGTHTSSTAGGRTVANASAIGGFARGTASGGAPLARLAIYKVCWPIPGKSKSDGNTCFDEDMFAAIDDAIADGVNVLSISIGTASALNYTDDPIAIGALHAIKKNIVVSCSAGNSGPTPSTLSNPAPWIITVGASSVDREFIAPVVLGNGKKLQGQTVTPSKLERKMYPLVYAADVVQGNVSKDMAGQCLPGSLSPEKVKGKIVLCMRGSGLRIEKGIEVKRAGGIGFILGNSKANGDELACDAHLLPATAILYTDAVKILEYINSTKNPVATIIPGKTVLHTKPAPSMAAFSSRGPNIIDPNILKPDITAPGLNILAAWTGMDSPTRYEGDHRVVKYNIFSGTSMSCPHVSGAAALLKAIHPTWSSAAIRSALMTTADVINNVGLPLTDASGEFATPFAYGSGHFSPIKAADPGLVYDASYTDYLLYLCSVGVKTVDPKFKCPTTPPTSVNLNYPSLAISKLNGTVTVKRTVTNVGWGKSIYFFTSKPPVGISIKANPCILLFDHTGQKKSFIITVEARKETLSKHQNNEYAFGWYTWSNIFHTVRSPIAVSLA; this is encoded by the exons ATGGCCAAACTTCCTCTTCTTGCTGTTCTCCTattccttcttcctctcttgGCCTTGTGTGCAGAAAAACAG gTGTATATAGTATATTTTGGAGAGCACAGTGGAGAAAAAGCATTGCATGAGATTGAAAGTACCCATCATTCATATTTGCTCCATGTGAAAAAGACTGAGGAAGAAGCCAGAGATTCTCTTCTCTACAGTTACAAGCACAGCATCAATGGCTTCGCTGCAGTGCTCTCCCCAGATGAAGCCTCCAGATTGTCTG AAATGGAAGAGGTGGTGTCTGTATGGCGGAGCTACCCAAGGAAGTACTCATTGCACACAACAAGGTCATGGGAATTTGTagggttggaagaggaagatGGTGGTCATCGTCCATACTTCTTCAAGAATATGGGGGAAGAATTATTATCCAAAGCCAAATATGGCCAAGAAGTCGTTGTTGGTCTCTTGGACAGTG GTGTATGGCCAGAATCTCAGAGTTTCAGTGATGAAGGAATGGGACCCATTCCAAAATCATGGAAAGGAATCTGCCAATCTGGACCTGCTTTCAATTCATCCAATTGCAATAA GAAAATCATTGGAGCTCGATATTACATCAAGGGTTATGAGCAAAACTATGGTCCCCTAAACACTTCATTGGACTACCGATCATGCCGTGACACAGACGGCCATGGAACACATACATCCTCAACCGCTGGAGGAAGGACAGTTGCTAATGCCTCAGCCATCGGTGGCTTTGCCCGTGGCACTGCCTCTGGTGGCGCCCCATTGGCTCGCCTTGCCATTTACAAAGTGTGCTGGCCAATACCAGGCAAATCAAAATCTGATGGAAATACATGCTTTGACGAAGACATGTTTGCAGCCATCGACGATGCCATAGCAGATGGTGTTAATGTACTAAGCATATCGATTGGGACCGCTAGTGCTCTAAATTACACCGATGATCCCATTGCCATTGGAGCTTTACATGCTATTAAGAAAAACATTGTTGTGTCATGTAGTGCTGGAAACTCTGGTCCTACCCCTTCAACTTTATCAAACCCGGCTCCATGGATCATCACTGTGGGTGCTAGCAGCGTGGACAGAGAATTTATCGCACCTGTTGTGCTTGGAAATGGCAAGAAACTACAG GGACAAACTGTGACACCAAGCAAGCTAGAAAGGAAGATGTACCCTTTAGTATATGCTGCAGATGTAGTTCAAGGGAATGTATCCAAAGACATGGCAGG ACAATGCCTTCCAGGCTCTCTTTCACCAGAGAAGGTCAAGGGAAAGATAGTGTTGTGCATGAGGGGTAGTGGGTTAAGAATTGAGAAAGGCATAGAAGTGAAAAGAGCAGGGGGTATTGGTTTTATATTGGGAAACAGTAAGGCAAATGGAGATGAGCTAGCTTGTGATGCTCATCTTCTTCCTGCCACTGCAATACTTTATACCGATGCTGTTAAAATACTTGAATACATTAACTCTACCAAAAATCCAGTTGCAACTATTATACCAGGAAAAACAGTGTTGCATACTAAGCCAGCACCTTCCATGGCTGCATTCTCTAGTAGGGGTCCAAATATCATAGACCCCAATATTCTCAAG CCGGACATCACAGCTCCAGGTCTGAATATCTTGGCGGCATGGACAGGGATGGATTCACCTACAAGGTATGAAGGAGATCATAGAGTTGTTAAGTATAATATCTTCTCTGGGACATCAATGTCTTGCCCTCATGTTTCTGGAGCagcagcacttctcaaagccaTACACCCTACTTGGAGTAGCGCTGCCATAAGATCAGCTCTCATGACCACAG CTGATGTAATAAACAACGTGGGCTTACCGCTGACCGATGCATCTGGCGAGTTTGCAACTCCCTTTGCATATGGTTCTGGTCACTTTAGTCCCATCAAGGCAGCAGATCCTGGCCTTGTATATGATGCTTCATACACAGACTACCTTCTGTACTTATGCAGTGTAGGAGTCAAAACTGTCGACCCAAAGTTCAAGTGTCCAACAACGCCCCCCACTTCAGTCAACCTTAACTATCCTTCTTTGGCAATCTCCAAACTCAATGGCACAGTGACTGTAAAGAGGACAGTCACAAATGTAGGTTGGGGAAAGAGCATTTACTTCTTTACCTCCAAGCCACCTGTGGGAATCTCTATAAAGGCTAACCCatgcatattattatttgatcacACTGGCCAGAAGAAGAGCTTCATAATAACGGTTGAAGCAAGAAAGGAGACACTAAGTAAGCATCAAAACAACGAGTATGCTTTTGGTTGGTATACATGGAGCAATATTTTCCATACTGTTAGAAGTCCCATCGCAGTGTCTTTAGCATAA
- the LOC107413243 gene encoding subtilisin-like protease SBT5.6 isoform X1 — protein MAKKFVIIPLLLLPALLASCAEKQVYIVYFGEHSNGEKPLYEIEDTHHSYLLSVKFNEEEARASLLYSYKHSINGFAALLSSDEASKLSEMEEVVSVFESGQYYMHTTRSWKFVGLLPEEQTNKDEDLLSKASYGRQVIVGLLDGGVWPESHSFSDFGMEPIPKSWKGICQSGPAFNSSHCNRKLIGARYYIKGYEQRYGPLNTSEDYRSCRDRYGHGTHTASILGGRRVHNVSAMGGFARGTASGGAPLVRLAIYKVCWPIPKEDENICFDADMLAAIDDAIADGVHVLSISIGGDPKMYTRDGIAIGALHCLKNNIVVSCSAGNSGPDPSTSENLAPWIITVGASSIDRKFLAPVVLGNGQKIEGQTVTARKLEKKMYPLTYAANVIKQNVSKDVAGQCLPGSLSSKKVKGKIVLCMRGNGSRFGKGIEVKRAGGVGFILGNIPAGGAEIASDVHVLPATTVNHTDAIRILEYINSTQHPIATIIPAKTVPHTKPAPLMAAFSSRGPNVMDPNILKWLFQSVEKPDITAPGLNILAAWTGTKLEEDQRGGKYVFESGTSMACPHVAAAAALLKAIHPTWSSAAIKSALMTTASIVDNRGLPISDEFGNVATPFAYGSGHFRPTKAVDPGLVYDASYSDYLLYLCSLGSVKKIDPTFKCPKQPPTSINLNYPSLAVSKLNGTMSVKRTVTNVGGGRGKIFYFFTSQPPKGISVKASPSILVFDHVGQRKSFTITLEALSDKSLRKHGEYGFGWYKWTDPHALHVVRSPIAVSIA, from the exons ATGGCGAAGAAATTTGTTATAATCCCCCTCCTCCTCTTACCGGCTCTCTTGGCCTCATGTGCAGAAAAACAG GTGTACATAGTGTATTTTGGAGAGCACAGTAATGGAGAAAAACCATTGTATGAAATAGAAGATACACATCATTCATATTTGCTCTCAGTGAAATTTAACGAAGAAGAAGCCAGAGCTTCTCTGCTTTACAGCTACAAGCACAGCATCAATGGCTTTGCCGCACTGCTTTCCTCTGATGAAGCCTCCAAATTATCCG AAATGGAAGAGGTGGTCTCTGTGTTTGAGAGTGGGCAGTACTATATGCACACCACAAGGTCGTGGAAGTTTGTAGGCTTATTGCCAGAGGAACAGACAAATAAGGACGAAGACTTATTATCCAAAGCCAGTTATGGCCGACAAGTCATAGTTGGGCTCTTGGATGGTG GTGTGTGGCCAGAATCTCATAGTTTCAGTGATTTTGGAATGGAACCCATTCCAAAATCATGGAAGGGAATCTGCCAATCTGGACCTGCTTTTAATTCATCTCATTGCAATAG GAAGTTGATTGGAGCTCGATACTACATCAAAGGTTACGAGCAACGCTATGGCCCACTAAACACCTCAGAGGACTACCGATCATGTCGTGACAGATACGGTCATGGAACACATACAGCCTCAATCTTAGGAGGTAGAAGAGTTCACAATGTGTCGGCTATGGGTGGCTTCGCTCGTGGCACTGCTTCTGGTGGAGCACCATTGGTGCGCCTAGCCATTTACAAAGTATGCTGGCCAATACCAAAAGAAGATGAAAACATATGCTTTGACGCTGACATGCTGGCGGCAATTGACGATGCCATAGCTGATGGTGTTCATGTGCTAAGCATTTCAATTGGGGGTGATCCTAAAATGTACACCCGGGATGGCATTGCCATTGGAGCTTTACATTGCCTCAAGAACAACATTGTTGTGTCTTGTAGTGCTGGAAACTCAGGCCCTGACCCTTCAACCTCAGAAAACCTGGCTCCATGGATCATCACCGTCGGTGCTAGTAGCATCGATAGAAAATTTCTCGCACCTGTAGTGCTTGGTAATGGCCAGAAGATAGAG GGACAAACTGTGACAGCACGCAAGTTAGAAAAAAAGATGTACCCTTTAACTTATGCTGCGAATGTAATTAAACAAAACGTGTCCAAAGATGTGGCAGG ACAATGCCTTCCAGGCTCTCTTTCATCAAAGAAGGTGAAGGGAAAGATAGTATTGTGCATGAGGGGCAATGGGTCAAGATTTGGGAAAGGCATAGAAGTGAAAAGAGCAGGGGGTGTTGGTTTTATATTGGGGAATATTCCTGCAGGTGGAGCAGAGATAGCTTCTGATGTTCATGTTCTTCCAGCAACCACAGTGAATCACACTGATGCCATTAGAATCCTCGAATACATTAACTCTACCCAACACCCAATCGCAACTATTATACCAGCAAAGACAGTGCCGCATACTAAGCCAGCACCATTAATGGCTGCATTCTCTAGTAGGGGTCCAAATGTCATGGACCCCAATATTCTCAAG TGGTTGTTTCAATCGGTTGAGAAGCCTGACATCACAGCTCCAGGTCTAAATATATTAGCAGCATGGACGGGTACAAAGTTGGAAGAGGATCAAAGAGGTGGTAAGTATGTGTTCGAATCTGGAACATCAATGGCTTGCCCTCATGTGGCTGCGGCAGCAGCACTGCTTAAAGCCATCCACCCTACTTGGAGTAGCGCTGCCATTAAATCTGCTCTCATGACAACAG CTAGTATAGTAGACAACAGAGGCCTACCAATAAGCGATGAATTTGGCAATGTTGCAACTCCTTTTGCATATGGTTCGGGTCACTTCCGACCCACCAAGGCAGTAGATCCTGGCCTTGTCTACGATGCTTCCTACTCAGACTACCTTCTCTACCTCTGCAGCTTAGGATCAGTCAAGAAAATTGATCCGACATTCAAGTGTCCAAAACAACCTCCAACATCAATCAACCTTAACTATCCTTCTCTGGCAGTATCCAAATTGAATGGAACAATGAGTGTGAAGAGGACAGTCACAAATGTAGGTGGAGGAAGAGGAAAGATCTTTTACTTCTTTACCTCCCAGCCACCTAAGGGGATCTCAGTAAAGGCTTCCCCAAGCATATTGGTGTTTGATCATGTTGGCCAGAGGAAGAGCTTCACCATAACACTTGAAGCATTAAGTGATAAGAGCTTGAGGAAACATGGTGAGTATGGTTTTGGTTGGTACAAATGGACTGATCCACATGCACTCCATGTTGTCAGAAGCCCCATTGCTGTGTCTATAGCATAG
- the LOC107413280 gene encoding pentatricopeptide repeat-containing protein At4g18975, chloroplastic isoform X2: MTSSYIKATQTALSLGFCFSNCRSSSWRKEMGFIVLMSKRNCVQDRLAISSSNRICSNKRSSESLASSRSIEKKTTKKVGKKEHHLWKKRDSSGSGQKALNLVRLVSGLPNEKEAVYGALDKWTAWETEFPLVAAVKALRILRKNRQWMRLIQVAKWMLSKGQGATMGTYDALLLAFDMDERVDEAESLWNMILHTHTRSLSKRLFSRMISLYDHHDMQTKIIEVFADMEELGVRPDEDTVRRVAHAFRDLGQEEKRKLFLRKYQCKWKYIHFNGERVRVRRDEWSEDGSSTN; encoded by the exons ATGACTTCATCATATATAAAGGCAACTCAAACAGCTCTATCCTTGGGGTTTTGCTTCTCAAATTGTAGAAGTTCTAGCTGGCGGAAGGAAATGGGGTTTATTGTCCTTATGAGCAAG aGAAACTGTGTTCAGGACAGGTTGGCAATAAGTTCTTCAAATCGTATTTGCTCCAATAAGCGTAGTAGTGAATCCCTAGCTAGTTCAAGATCAATTGAAAA gaaaaCTACCAAGAAGGTAGGAAAGAAAGAACACCACTTGTGGAAGAAAAGAGATTCATCTGGTTCTGGGCAGAAAGCACTCAATCTCGTTAGACTT GTTTCTGGTCTTCCTAATGAGAAAGAGGCTGTTTATGGAGCATTAGACAAATGGACAGCTTGGGAGACAGAGTTCCCGTTGGTTGCAGCAGTTAAGGCTTTGAGAATCTTGAGGAAGAATAGACAATGGATGCGTTTAATTCAG GTGGCAAAGTGGATGTTGAGCAAAGGTCAAGGAGCAACAATGGGAACATATGACGCCCTTCTACTTGCATTTGATATGGATGAGAGGGTAGATGAAGCTGAATCATTATGGAACATGATTTTGCATACACATACACGCTCTCTCTCAAAGCGGCTCTTTTCTAGGATGATCTCTTTGTATGATCATCATGACATGCAAACTAAAATAATAGAG GTATTTGCAGACATGGAGGAGTTGGGTGTAAGACCAGATGAAGATACTGTCAGGAGAGTGGCACATGCCTTTCGGGATCTAGGccaagaagagaaaagaaagctttttttaagaaaataccaGTGCAAATGGAAGTATATCCACTTCAACGGTGAAAGGGTTAGAGTTAGAAGAGATGAATGGAGCGAGGATGGCAGCTCAACTAActga